In Nothobranchius furzeri strain GRZ-AD chromosome 19, NfurGRZ-RIMD1, whole genome shotgun sequence, the following are encoded in one genomic region:
- the tbxta gene encoding T-box transcription factor T-A: MSSSSPDQRLEHLLSAVESEFQKGSEKGDVTERDIKLTLEDAELWNKFKELTNEMIVTKTGRRMFPVLRVNVSGLDPNAMYSVLLDFVAADNNRWKYVNGEWVPGGKPEPQSPSCVYIHPDSPNFGAHWMKAPVSFSKVKLSNKLNGGGQIMLNSLHKYEPRIHIVKVGGIQKMISSQSFPETQFIAVTAYQNEEITALKIKHNPFAKAFLDAKERSDHKDISDHSGDSQQSGYSQLGGWFLPGQSPICPSTSPPQFSGNAPHSSGSYCERYSSLRSHRPTPYPSHYPHRSSSANNYMDNTSGALPTHDSWSALQIPNSTGMGTLAHTTNSTSNSSQYPSLWSVAGTTITPSGSSSGSIPGGLTSQFLRGSSYTGLTSSLPVSSPSSMYDPSLNEVGVGDAQFESSIARLTATWAPVAQSY, translated from the exons ATGTCTTCTTCTAGCCCGGACCAACGCCTGGAGCATCTCCTGAGCGCCGTGGAGAGCGAGTTCCAGAAGGGCAGCGAGAAGGGAGACGTGACCGAGAGGGACATTAAACTGACCCTGGAGGACGCGGAGCTGTGGAACAAGTTTAAAGAGTTAACCAACGAGATGATCGTCACCAAGACAGGGAG GAGAATGTTTCCGGTTCTCAGGGTCAACGTCTCAGGCCTGGACCCGAACGCCATGTACTCGGTGCTGCTGGATTTTGTAGCCGCGGATAACAATCGCTGGAAATATGTGAACGGGGAGTGGGTGCCCGGCGGCAAACCGGAGCCCCAGAGCCCCAGCTGCGTCTACATCCACCCAGACTCCCCGAACTTTGGGGCGCACTGGATGAAGGCGCCCGTCTCCTTCAGCAAAGTCAAGCTGTCCAACAAACTGAATGGCGGCGGCCAG ATCATGCTGAACTCCCTGCACAAATACGAGCCACGGATCCATATCGTGAAGGTCGGAGGCATccagaagatgatcagcagccaGTCGTTCCCTGAGACACAGTTCATTGCTGTGACTGCTTACCAGAATGAAGAG atcACTGCTCTGAAGATCAAGCACAATCCCTTTGCTAAAGCCTTTTTGGATGCCAAAGAAAG GAGTGATCATAAAGACATCTCTGACCACAGTGGAGACAGCCAGCAGTCTGGATATTCTCAAC TTGGAGGTTGGTTCCTCCCAGGTCAGAGTCCAATTTGCCCCAGCACCAGCCCCCCTCAGTTCAGCGGCAATGCGCCCCACTCTTCCGGCTCCTACTGCGAGCGTTACTCCAGCCTGAGGAGCCACAGGCCGACGCCGTACCCCAGCCACTACCCGCACCGCAGCTCCAGCGCAA ACAACTACATGGACAACACCTCAGGGGCGCTGCCTACTCATGACAGCTGGTCCGCCCTTCAGATTCCCAACTCCACAGGCATGGGCACTCTGGCTCACACCACCAACTCCACATCTAATTCCAG CCAGTACCCCAGCCTCTGGTCGGTagccggaaccaccatcacaccttCAGGGTCTTCTTCTGGCTCCATACCCGGGGGTTTGACCTCCCAGTTCCTGAGGGGTTCGTCCTATACCGGCCTTACCTCCTCGCTCCCCGTCTCCTCGCCTTCCTCCATGTATGACCCCAGCTTAAACGAGGTTGGGGTTGGCGATGCCCAGTTCGAGAGCTCCATTGCTAGGCTAACAGCAACCTGGGCACCTGTGGCCCAGAGCTACTGA